Proteins encoded within one genomic window of Empedobacter falsenii:
- a CDS encoding RtcB family protein, with protein MKTTEQQNKPINGNDLIALGYPENEILGIALKINKKRNGYTKAEMLDKYAQVFSSPQDFLEDKIFKTLAKGFIDGIHLPNQDENLIELNENPTDFKIYGAEKIEDGALEQMKVAMKLPVTVAGAIMPDAHQGYGLPIGGVLATKNAIIPYGVGVDIGCRMALSIYDLPASHYFEHHDSLKETLIKNTKFGAGHGFHGQYKAEHQILDDAKFETNSFIQNLKDKAWSQLGSSGGGNHFVEFGLIDFKEDDEKLNIKKGSYLALLTHSGSRGFGATIAGHYTKIAKEICKLPYKAQNLAYLDLDSAEGQEYWIAMNLAGEYASACHEIIHQKIAKSIGAEVLAKVENHHNFAWKEIYNGEEVIVHRKGATPASKDIMGIIPGSMTAPGFLVRGKGEENSIHSASHGAGRQMSRTQAIKSLSQNKINDYLNYFGITLIGGGKDEAPMAYKDIHEVMAAQQDLVDVVATFTPKMVRMADDGSRED; from the coding sequence ATGAAAACAACTGAACAACAAAATAAACCGATCAATGGAAACGATTTGATTGCCTTGGGTTATCCTGAAAACGAAATTTTAGGAATTGCCTTAAAAATCAACAAAAAAAGAAATGGTTACACAAAAGCCGAAATGCTTGATAAATATGCGCAAGTTTTTTCTTCGCCACAAGATTTTTTAGAAGATAAAATTTTCAAAACGCTTGCAAAAGGCTTTATCGATGGAATTCATTTACCAAATCAAGATGAAAACTTGATTGAATTGAATGAAAATCCAACCGATTTCAAAATTTATGGTGCGGAAAAAATTGAGGACGGCGCTTTAGAACAAATGAAAGTCGCCATGAAACTTCCTGTTACCGTTGCTGGCGCAATTATGCCTGATGCGCATCAAGGTTATGGATTACCAATTGGCGGAGTTTTAGCAACCAAAAATGCGATTATTCCTTATGGTGTCGGCGTTGATATTGGATGTAGAATGGCTTTATCGATTTATGATTTACCTGCTTCTCATTATTTTGAACATCACGATTCATTAAAAGAAACTTTGATCAAAAATACAAAATTTGGTGCAGGACATGGTTTTCATGGTCAATACAAAGCTGAACATCAGATTTTAGATGATGCAAAATTCGAGACGAATTCATTTATTCAAAATTTAAAAGATAAAGCGTGGTCGCAATTGGGTTCTTCTGGTGGAGGAAATCATTTTGTAGAATTTGGTTTGATTGATTTCAAGGAAGATGATGAAAAACTGAACATCAAAAAAGGTTCATATTTGGCTTTGCTAACGCACTCTGGATCGAGAGGTTTTGGCGCTACAATCGCTGGACATTATACAAAAATTGCAAAAGAAATTTGTAAACTTCCGTACAAAGCACAGAATTTGGCTTATTTAGATTTAGATTCAGCCGAAGGTCAAGAATATTGGATTGCGATGAATTTGGCGGGTGAATATGCTTCAGCTTGTCACGAAATTATTCATCAAAAAATTGCAAAATCAATTGGTGCTGAAGTTTTAGCGAAAGTAGAAAATCATCATAATTTTGCTTGGAAAGAAATTTACAATGGCGAAGAAGTCATTGTTCATCGAAAAGGTGCAACGCCAGCTTCTAAAGATATAATGGGAATTATTCCAGGTTCTATGACTGCGCCAGGATTTTTGGTTCGAGGAAAAGGTGAAGAAAATTCGATTCATTCTGCTTCGCATGGAGCTGGTCGACAAATGAGCCGAACACAAGCGATTAAATCATTATCTCAAAATAAGATAAACGATTATTTGAATTATTTTGGAATTACATTAATTGGTGGTGGAAAGGATGAAGCGCCAATGGCATATAAAGATATTCACGAAGTAATGGCTGCGCAACAAGATTTAGTAGATGTTGTGGCTACTTTTACACCTAAAATGGTCAGAATGGCCGATGACGGATCGAGAGAAGATTAA
- a CDS encoding SH3 domain-containing protein, whose amino-acid sequence MELRSRNLITNYLLKAKFNFIFDENGIISISDFEGSEDTKDIVEKSLFRLNERIKGGKYKIIPAKNNEGEYIETTIKIPFQYAFVRS is encoded by the coding sequence ATGGAATTAAGGTCGAGAAACTTAATTACGAATTACCTTCTTAAAGCTAAATTCAATTTTATTTTTGATGAAAATGGTATAATTTCTATTTCTGATTTTGAAGGAAGTGAGGACACGAAAGATATTGTAGAAAAGTCTTTATTTAGGTTAAATGAGAGAATTAAAGGAGGTAAATATAAAATTATTCCAGCAAAGAATAATGAAGGAGAATATATAGAAACCACTATAAAAATTCCATTTCAATATGCATTTGTGAGAAGTTAA
- a CDS encoding nucleotidyltransferase domain-containing protein, with the protein MKPIIINKLKEIEDKYNVKILFAIESGSRAWGFPSTDSDYDVRFIYKRKIEDYLKIDPIDDFIDLEIIDELDFKGWDIQKVLRLMLKSNSSINEYLQSPIHYISDEIFEKELFNLAASQFNSQKVTMHYLGITTKRLIEMEHQNEIKLKSLFYTLRSVLSAKWIVENKTIPPMEFEKLKHLIGDKTIENRVDKYLEIKANVDESFRISKNDELFDWLINLKNELKIETEKLPKIEFDKNKINVFFIKTVTK; encoded by the coding sequence ATGAAACCAATCATTATAAATAAATTAAAAGAAATAGAAGATAAATATAACGTCAAAATTCTTTTTGCTATAGAATCTGGGAGCCGCGCTTGGGGCTTCCCTTCTACTGACAGCGATTACGATGTTCGATTTATTTACAAACGAAAAATTGAAGATTATCTAAAAATTGACCCAATTGATGATTTTATTGATTTAGAAATTATAGATGAACTGGATTTTAAAGGTTGGGATATTCAAAAAGTTTTGCGCTTAATGTTGAAATCAAATTCGAGTATTAACGAATATTTACAATCTCCGATTCATTATATTTCTGATGAAATTTTCGAAAAAGAATTGTTCAATTTAGCTGCTTCACAATTCAATTCTCAAAAAGTTACCATGCATTATTTGGGAATTACAACAAAGCGATTGATTGAAATGGAACATCAAAACGAAATTAAACTCAAAAGTTTGTTTTATACTTTACGTTCGGTTCTTTCAGCGAAATGGATTGTAGAAAATAAAACAATTCCTCCGATGGAATTTGAAAAATTAAAACATTTAATCGGAGATAAAACAATCGAAAACCGAGTGGATAAATATCTTGAAATCAAAGCAAATGTTGATGAAAGTTTTAGAATTTCGAAAAATGATGAACTTTTCGATTGGTTAATTAATTTGAAAAATGAATTAAAAATCGAAACCGAAAAATTACCAAAAATTGAATTTGATAAAAACAAAATCAATGTATTTTTCATTAAAACCGTAACAAAATGA
- the hemF gene encoding oxygen-dependent coproporphyrinogen oxidase, translating to MKDQFFQYIQDLQNKIIAKLEEVDGKAKFLRDNWEREEGGGGLSCVLTDGAVFEKAGVNISKVYGELPETMQKALNVSSGKFFACGLSLVIHPTSPHIPTTHANWRYFEMYDKEGNIVDQWFGGGQDLTPYYLDEKDVMHWHTICKKSCDAHDAAFYLKYKEECDKYFWNTHREEARGIGGLFFDYLKPTSEKTVEQWYDFVTEVGNSFLEAYIPIVEKHKNDEFSAEQKEWQEIRRGRYVEFNLIHDRGTLFGLKTNGRIESILMSLPKHVQWHYNHQPEEGSEEYKLVDVLKHPKDWI from the coding sequence ATGAAAGATCAATTTTTTCAATATATACAAGACTTACAAAATAAAATTATTGCCAAACTTGAAGAAGTTGATGGTAAAGCCAAATTTCTACGAGATAATTGGGAACGCGAAGAAGGCGGCGGAGGTCTTTCTTGTGTTTTAACAGACGGAGCTGTTTTTGAGAAAGCTGGCGTTAATATCTCGAAAGTTTATGGAGAATTACCAGAAACAATGCAAAAAGCGTTGAATGTTTCATCGGGTAAATTTTTTGCTTGCGGATTGAGTTTGGTTATTCATCCAACAAGTCCACATATTCCGACGACTCATGCGAATTGGAGGTATTTCGAAATGTATGACAAAGAAGGAAATATTGTCGATCAATGGTTTGGAGGAGGTCAAGATTTGACGCCATATTATTTGGATGAAAAAGATGTGATGCATTGGCATACGATCTGTAAAAAAAGTTGTGATGCGCATGATGCGGCTTTTTATTTGAAGTATAAAGAAGAATGTGATAAATATTTTTGGAATACGCATCGAGAAGAAGCGCGTGGAATAGGAGGTTTGTTCTTTGATTACTTGAAACCAACTTCAGAAAAAACAGTTGAACAATGGTATGATTTCGTAACAGAAGTAGGAAACTCATTTTTGGAGGCGTATATTCCGATTGTTGAAAAACATAAAAATGATGAATTTTCTGCTGAACAAAAGGAATGGCAAGAAATTAGACGAGGTCGTTATGTGGAATTTAATTTAATTCATGATAGAGGAACTTTGTTTGGTTTGAAAACTAATGGTCGAATTGAATCTATTTTGATGAGTTTGCCAAAACATGTGCAATGGCATTATAATCATCAGCCAGAAGAAGGTTCGGAAGAATATAAATTAGTCGATGTTTTGAAACATCCAAAAGATTGGATTTAA
- a CDS encoding thiolase family protein, with translation MKEVVIVSAVRTAMGSFLGSLSNVPATDLGATAIKGALDKINLDGSLVDEVYMGNVLQAGEGQAPAKQAMIKAGLPNTIPATTVNKVCASGMKAVMFATQAIRLGDADVVVAGGMENMSMVPFYSPNARTGNKYGNTVLLDGIVNDGLQDYYSKEMMGLFGDTCATEFNISREEQDEFAINSYKKSAAAWAAGKFNNEVVPVEIPQRKGEPVIFKEDEEYKNVNFDKVPGLRAVFSKDGTVTAANASTINDGASALVLMSLDKANELGLKPLAKVIAYADASQEPSKFTTAPAKAVEKLLKKANMKATDVDFWEFNEAFSVVGIANTKLLNLDASKVNVNGGAVSIGHPLGNSGSRILVTLLSVLEQNGGKIGGAAICNGGGGASAMIIEKI, from the coding sequence ATGAAAGAAGTCGTAATCGTTTCAGCTGTTCGTACAGCAATGGGATCTTTTTTGGGAAGTTTATCTAACGTTCCAGCTACAGATTTAGGCGCAACAGCTATTAAAGGAGCTTTAGATAAAATCAACTTAGATGGATCTTTGGTTGATGAAGTATATATGGGAAATGTATTGCAAGCTGGTGAAGGACAAGCGCCTGCTAAGCAAGCAATGATAAAAGCAGGTTTACCAAATACGATTCCTGCAACAACGGTAAACAAAGTTTGTGCTTCTGGTATGAAAGCTGTGATGTTTGCTACGCAAGCAATTCGTTTGGGTGATGCAGATGTTGTAGTTGCTGGAGGAATGGAAAACATGTCAATGGTTCCTTTTTATTCGCCAAATGCAAGAACTGGAAATAAATACGGAAATACGGTTTTGTTAGATGGAATTGTGAACGATGGTTTGCAAGATTACTACAGCAAAGAAATGATGGGACTTTTTGGAGATACTTGTGCAACTGAGTTCAATATTTCTCGTGAAGAACAAGATGAATTTGCAATCAATTCTTACAAAAAATCTGCTGCAGCTTGGGCTGCTGGAAAATTTAACAACGAAGTTGTTCCTGTAGAAATTCCTCAACGCAAAGGAGAACCAGTTATTTTTAAAGAAGATGAAGAATATAAAAATGTAAACTTTGATAAAGTTCCAGGTTTACGTGCAGTTTTCTCTAAAGACGGAACTGTAACTGCTGCAAATGCATCTACAATCAATGATGGAGCTTCTGCTTTAGTATTAATGTCTTTGGATAAAGCAAACGAATTAGGATTAAAACCTCTTGCAAAAGTTATTGCTTATGCTGATGCTTCTCAAGAACCTTCAAAATTTACAACTGCGCCAGCTAAAGCGGTTGAAAAATTATTGAAAAAAGCAAATATGAAAGCTACTGATGTTGATTTCTGGGAATTTAACGAAGCTTTTTCAGTTGTTGGAATTGCAAATACTAAATTATTAAATCTTGATGCTTCTAAAGTTAATGTAAATGGTGGTGCGGTTTCTATCGGTCATCCACTTGGAAATTCCGGATCAAGAATTTTGGTTACATTATTAAGCGTTTTAGAGCAAAACGGAGGAAAAATTGGAGGTGCAGCTATCTGTAATGGCGGCGGTGGAGCTTCTGCAATGATTATCGAAAAAATTTAA
- a CDS encoding M28 family metallopeptidase: MLKIKMILFGLISCFAIAIGNAQTFDQKYFKTILDSLTSNSFAGRGYVENGMTNAGIYLQNEFQKNELKSFSSNYNQMFTFPINVIKDAKLKINGKELKYGIDFIVKPSSKSISKTNLPFYIFDTKAYIESFQSKDKTRDFIVKDDELQKGKHIILPPLVTSVDSIQKYYKQWANIYEKDENQNRAIFRFTSDKLTSSLSQRQSSISEFIISDKFYSKNLKINDYSIDSELNNSFEANNIIGYIDGKNNDSLIVISAHYDHLGKVGQTIFPGASDNASGTAMMMTLMKYYSKHQPNYRTVFTAFAGEEAGILGADYYVNHPLFPLSQIKFLVNLDIMGAGDQGIQVVNGKVFKNQFEKLVELNLTNKYLKEVKTRGESCNSDHCPFYLKGVPSFFIYTLGGKGFYHDPNDTAESLDLSYSEKVYNLLKDFINKL, from the coding sequence ATGCTGAAGATAAAAATGATATTATTTGGTTTGATTTCGTGTTTTGCAATTGCAATCGGAAATGCGCAAACCTTTGATCAAAAATATTTTAAAACAATTTTAGATTCACTTACGTCAAATTCGTTTGCTGGTAGAGGTTATGTAGAAAATGGAATGACAAATGCTGGAATTTATTTACAAAACGAATTTCAAAAAAATGAATTGAAATCTTTTTCTAGTAATTATAATCAAATGTTTACTTTTCCGATTAATGTTATTAAAGATGCAAAACTGAAAATTAATGGAAAAGAATTGAAATATGGAATAGATTTTATTGTAAAACCAAGTTCTAAATCAATTTCGAAAACGAATTTACCTTTTTATATTTTTGACACAAAAGCCTATATCGAATCTTTTCAATCGAAAGATAAAACGAGAGATTTTATTGTGAAAGATGATGAATTGCAAAAAGGGAAACATATTATTTTGCCGCCTTTAGTGACTTCTGTGGATTCTATTCAGAAATATTACAAACAATGGGCGAATATTTATGAGAAAGATGAGAATCAAAATCGGGCGATTTTTAGATTTACTTCAGATAAATTAACATCAAGTCTTAGTCAGCGACAATCTTCGATTTCAGAATTTATTATTTCAGATAAATTTTATTCTAAAAATTTAAAAATAAACGATTATTCTATTGATTCAGAATTGAATAATTCATTCGAGGCAAATAATATAATTGGTTATATTGACGGAAAAAATAATGATAGCTTAATTGTGATTTCGGCTCATTATGATCATTTAGGGAAAGTTGGACAAACTATTTTTCCTGGAGCGAGTGATAATGCGAGCGGAACAGCGATGATGATGACACTGATGAAGTATTATTCGAAACATCAACCTAATTACAGAACGGTTTTTACGGCTTTTGCTGGTGAAGAAGCGGGAATTTTAGGTGCAGATTATTATGTCAATCATCCACTTTTTCCATTAAGTCAAATCAAATTTCTTGTAAACCTAGATATTATGGGAGCTGGAGATCAGGGAATTCAGGTTGTGAATGGTAAAGTTTTTAAAAATCAATTTGAAAAATTAGTTGAATTAAATCTAACAAATAAATATCTAAAAGAAGTTAAAACTCGAGGAGAATCATGTAATTCTGATCATTGCCCGTTTTATCTAAAAGGAGTTCCGTCGTTTTTTATTTACACATTAGGAGGAAAAGGATTTTATCATGATCCCAATGATACAGCTGAAAGTTTGGATTTGAGTTACTCCGAAAAAGTATATAATTTGTTGAAAGATTTTATAAATAAGCTATAA
- a CDS encoding acetyl-CoA carboxylase carboxyltransferase subunit alpha encodes MEYLEFEQPIKDLEEQLQSCQIVGEGSGVNIKQACVEIEIAIENKKKEIYGNLTPWQRVQLSRHPSRPYTLDYAYAITDNTFIEIHGDRTFADDKAMVGGMGKINGQTFMIIGQQKGKNTKERQYRRFGMSNPDGYRKALRLMKLAEKFNIPVLTLVDTPGAYPGLEAEERGQGEAIAKNIYEMLKLTVPIITIVIGEGASGGALGIGVGNKVFMLENTWYSVISPENCSTILWRSWDYKEQAASQMKLTGPDMLELGLIEDIIQEPLGGAHYKPEVAYTNLKNKVLDTYNELKKLSPKELQQQRQERYIKFGEFSG; translated from the coding sequence ATGGAATATTTAGAATTTGAACAACCTATCAAAGATTTAGAAGAACAGTTACAAAGCTGTCAAATCGTCGGCGAAGGAAGCGGTGTTAACATCAAACAGGCTTGCGTTGAAATTGAAATTGCAATTGAAAATAAAAAGAAGGAAATCTATGGGAATTTAACACCATGGCAACGTGTACAATTGTCTCGTCATCCTTCTCGCCCTTATACTTTAGACTACGCTTACGCGATTACAGATAACACGTTTATCGAGATTCACGGAGATAGAACTTTTGCTGACGACAAAGCAATGGTTGGTGGTATGGGAAAAATCAATGGTCAAACTTTTATGATTATTGGTCAACAAAAAGGGAAAAATACCAAAGAAAGACAATATCGTCGTTTCGGAATGTCTAATCCAGATGGTTACCGCAAAGCTTTACGATTGATGAAGTTAGCAGAAAAGTTTAATATTCCTGTCTTGACTTTAGTTGACACTCCTGGTGCATATCCTGGTTTAGAAGCTGAAGAAAGAGGTCAAGGTGAAGCTATCGCTAAAAACATCTACGAAATGTTGAAACTTACAGTTCCTATCATTACAATTGTAATTGGTGAAGGAGCTTCAGGTGGAGCATTAGGAATTGGAGTTGGAAACAAAGTTTTCATGTTAGAAAACACTTGGTATTCTGTAATTTCACCAGAAAACTGTTCTACAATTTTATGGAGAAGTTGGGATTACAAAGAGCAAGCTGCTTCGCAAATGAAATTAACTGGTCCTGATATGTTAGAATTAGGATTAATTGAAGATATCATTCAAGAACCGCTTGGTGGAGCACACTACAAACCAGAAGTTGCGTACACAAACTTGAAAAATAAAGTTTTAGACACTTACAACGAATTGAAAAAACTTTCTCCAAAAGAATTACAACAACAACGTCAAGAACGTTACATCAAATTCGGAGAATTTTCAGGATAA
- the dnaB gene encoding replicative DNA helicase, which produces MEQANYNPEIPANKHNVIGLEKGKLPPQAVDLEQAVLGAMMIDKKGLDEVIDILTPQVFYRPEHQAIYAVIQKLFNDSEPIDLLTVSNELKSEGKLDRVGGDYYLIQLTQKVSSSAHVEYYARVIQEKYILRRLIEISNQVIEKSYDDTADVFDLLDYSESKLFEITEGGIKRSYSEARDLVTEAIDKIKAQSTKEGMSGLSSGFTEIDKITSGWQESDLIILAARPGMGKTAFILSMAKNMTVDKNIPVAVFSLEMSSVQLITRMISGETGISGEKLRKAKLADHEWKQLYTKVKGLENAPLYIDDTPALSIFDLRAKARRLVSQHGVKMILIDYLQLMTAGGKANGNREQEISMISRSLKAIAKELSIPVIALSQLSRSVETRGGSKRPLLSDLRESGAIEQDADIVSFIYRPEYYKLEYWDDESEPCAGQAEFIIAKHRNGALENVRLRFINEQAKFTDLETSFGGDFEIQSSMNDGSQEMGSAMNLSAIDPSDAFGDFGGEFTSSMNNDDDNLPF; this is translated from the coding sequence ATGGAACAAGCAAATTATAATCCCGAAATACCAGCTAACAAGCACAATGTCATTGGTTTAGAGAAAGGTAAACTTCCTCCACAAGCTGTTGATTTAGAGCAAGCTGTACTTGGTGCGATGATGATTGATAAAAAAGGGTTGGATGAAGTCATTGACATTCTTACACCGCAAGTTTTTTATCGTCCAGAGCATCAAGCGATTTATGCTGTCATTCAAAAATTATTTAACGATTCAGAACCTATTGATTTATTAACGGTTTCGAATGAGTTGAAAAGTGAAGGCAAATTAGATCGTGTTGGAGGTGATTATTATTTGATTCAATTAACGCAAAAAGTTTCTTCTTCTGCACACGTGGAGTATTATGCTCGTGTCATTCAAGAAAAATATATTCTTCGTCGTTTAATTGAAATTTCGAATCAAGTCATTGAAAAATCATACGATGATACTGCCGATGTATTTGATTTACTGGATTATTCTGAATCGAAATTATTCGAAATTACAGAAGGTGGAATCAAGCGTAGTTATTCGGAAGCAAGAGATTTAGTTACAGAAGCGATTGACAAAATTAAAGCCCAATCTACCAAAGAAGGAATGTCTGGTTTATCTTCTGGATTTACAGAAATTGATAAAATTACTTCGGGTTGGCAAGAATCGGATTTGATTATCTTAGCCGCTCGTCCTGGTATGGGGAAAACCGCTTTTATCCTTTCGATGGCGAAAAATATGACGGTGGACAAAAATATTCCAGTTGCTGTTTTTTCATTAGAGATGTCTTCTGTTCAGTTGATTACACGTATGATTTCAGGTGAAACTGGAATTTCGGGTGAAAAATTGCGTAAAGCAAAATTAGCCGATCACGAATGGAAACAATTATATACAAAAGTAAAAGGTCTTGAAAATGCTCCTTTATATATTGACGACACCCCTGCCCTTTCGATTTTCGATTTAAGAGCAAAAGCACGTCGTTTGGTTTCTCAACATGGTGTAAAAATGATTTTGATTGACTACTTGCAGTTGATGACTGCTGGTGGAAAAGCAAATGGAAACCGTGAGCAAGAGATTTCGATGATTTCGCGTTCCTTAAAAGCGATTGCGAAAGAATTAAGTATTCCTGTTATTGCACTTTCGCAGTTGTCTCGTTCGGTAGAAACTCGTGGAGGGAGTAAACGCCCTTTACTTTCGGATTTACGTGAATCTGGAGCGATTGAGCAAGATGCCGATATCGTTTCTTTTATTTATCGTCCCGAATATTATAAATTGGAATATTGGGATGATGAAAGTGAACCTTGTGCTGGGCAAGCTGAGTTTATCATTGCAAAACACCGTAATGGTGCGTTAGAAAATGTACGTTTACGATTCATTAATGAACAAGCTAAATTTACCGATTTAGAAACTTCATTTGGTGGAGATTTCGAAATTCAAAGTTCGATGAATGATGGTTCTCAAGAAATGGGAAGTGCAATGAATTTATCTGCTATTGATCCTTCTGATGCTTTTGGAGATTTTGGCGGAGAATTCACAAGTTCAATGAACAACGACGACGATAATTTACCGTTTTAG
- a CDS encoding isopenicillin N synthase family dioxygenase: protein MSQNGIPSVNLADFLSDDPARKQKFVNEIGKAYEEIGFVALKGHFLSDELVENLYKSVREFYALPTETKQSYVVEGIGGQRGYTAFGNEHAKGRTVGDLKEFWHFGQYLSEEDKAKYNYPENVDVNEVPGFNTYGEETYKQLEKTGVYVLRALALFLGLDEFYFDDKVKNGNSILRAIHYPPITEEPKDAVRAGAHGDINLITLLMGAQGRGLQVQRHDGTWVDAIAADDELVINVGDMLSRHTNNRLKSTIHQVVNPEKELWGTSRFSIPFFMHPVSEMDLSVLEDCVTEENPKQFEDITAGDFLTQRLREIGLIK from the coding sequence ATGTCACAAAACGGAATTCCATCGGTTAATTTAGCAGACTTTTTATCTGATGATCCTGCAAGAAAACAAAAATTTGTCAACGAAATTGGTAAAGCATACGAAGAAATAGGATTCGTTGCTTTGAAAGGACATTTTTTATCTGACGAATTAGTTGAAAATTTATATAAAAGCGTTCGCGAATTTTACGCTTTACCTACAGAAACAAAACAAAGTTATGTAGTTGAAGGAATTGGTGGTCAACGCGGTTATACAGCTTTCGGTAACGAACATGCAAAAGGTAGAACTGTTGGTGACTTGAAAGAATTTTGGCATTTTGGACAGTATTTATCTGAAGAAGATAAAGCGAAATACAACTATCCAGAAAATGTTGATGTAAATGAAGTTCCAGGTTTTAACACTTATGGTGAAGAAACATACAAACAATTAGAAAAAACAGGAGTTTACGTTTTACGTGCTTTGGCTTTATTCTTAGGTTTAGACGAGTTTTACTTTGATGATAAAGTAAAAAACGGAAACTCTATTTTGAGAGCAATTCACTATCCTCCTATCACAGAAGAGCCTAAAGATGCAGTTCGTGCTGGTGCCCACGGTGATATTAACCTGATTACATTGTTAATGGGAGCGCAAGGTCGTGGATTACAAGTGCAACGTCACGATGGAACTTGGGTTGATGCTATTGCTGCTGACGACGAATTGGTGATTAATGTTGGTGATATGTTATCTCGTCACACAAACAACAGATTAAAATCAACAATTCACCAAGTGGTTAATCCAGAGAAAGAATTATGGGGAACATCTCGTTTTTCTATTCCATTCTTTATGCATCCAGTTTCTGAAATGGATTTATCTGTTTTAGAAGATTGTGTAACAGAAGAAAATCCAAAACAATTTGAAGATATTACAGCTGGAGATTTCTTGACTCAGCGTTTAAGAGAAATTGGTTTAATTAAATAA
- a CDS encoding DNA polymerase beta superfamily protein, with protein MKLTIEDLKSQNLILFECISGSKAYNLATKNSDTDIRGIFYLPKNEFYGFEYQTQVSNETNDIVYYEIGRFIELLLKNNPSCLEILATPEEFVLYKSPLLDELNYKEFITSEVEKTFVGYALSQIKKAKGLNKKFLNPIDEIRKTVLDFCYIIDDNKTISFVDWMNSNSYKQAFCGLSKINHSKDLFALYYNEKSNYKGIVKDKNNDDIRLSEIPKNEKPIAYFIFQKDEYSTYCKQYKEYWDWMKLRNEDRYTTNIAHEKNYDSKNMMHTIRLLKVAKELVETGNLNVKRTEDRDELLAIKNGDFSYEEVIEKAENLQREIEEKSKLNFLPTEINSSKMEEFLINLRTKLYENN; from the coding sequence ATGAAACTAACAATAGAAGATCTAAAAAGTCAAAATTTAATTCTATTTGAATGTATAAGCGGAAGCAAAGCCTATAATTTGGCAACTAAAAATTCAGACACTGATATTCGTGGCATTTTTTATTTACCTAAAAATGAATTTTATGGTTTCGAATATCAAACGCAAGTGAGCAACGAAACCAATGATATTGTATATTATGAAATTGGTCGATTCATTGAATTATTATTGAAAAATAATCCGAGTTGTTTAGAAATCCTAGCAACTCCAGAAGAATTTGTTCTGTATAAATCGCCTTTGTTAGATGAATTAAATTATAAAGAGTTTATCACATCAGAAGTTGAGAAAACATTTGTTGGATACGCCTTGAGTCAAATCAAAAAAGCAAAAGGATTGAACAAGAAATTTCTAAATCCAATAGATGAAATCAGAAAAACCGTTCTTGATTTTTGTTATATTATTGATGATAACAAAACCATTTCTTTTGTTGATTGGATGAATTCAAATTCTTACAAACAAGCGTTTTGCGGACTAAGTAAAATCAATCATTCGAAAGATTTATTTGCGCTTTATTACAACGAAAAATCGAATTATAAAGGAATCGTAAAAGATAAAAATAATGATGATATTCGTTTGAGTGAAATTCCTAAAAATGAAAAACCAATTGCCTATTTCATTTTCCAAAAAGATGAATATTCCACTTATTGCAAGCAATACAAAGAATATTGGGATTGGATGAAATTGCGAAATGAAGATCGTTACACAACAAACATTGCGCATGAAAAAAATTACGATAGTAAAAATATGATGCACACGATTCGTTTGTTAAAAGTTGCGAAAGAATTAGTGGAAACAGGAAACCTAAATGTAAAACGAACAGAAGATCGTGACGAATTATTAGCGATAAAAAACGGAGATTTTTCTTATGAAGAAGTAATCGAAAAAGCTGAAAATTTACAACGAGAAATTGAAGAAAAATCTAAACTAAATTTTCTTCCAACCGAAATAAACTCTTCGAAAATGGAAGAATTTTTAATCAACCTTAGAACCAAATTATATGAAAACAACTGA